The following coding sequences are from one Wenzhouxiangella sp. AB-CW3 window:
- the hflK gene encoding FtsH protease activity modulator HflK, whose product MPWNEPGRGGGNGGGRDPWKGGDGQQPPDLDEVFANVQRRLKKIIGGGSGGGSGGSGSGSGGSIAGIVLLVAVLALIWVVWNSVHIVDESERGVVLRFGEYNRTLTPGFNVTWPNPIEQVEKVNVSEVRSLENRARMLTGDENLIELSFAVQYRVVEPEKFLFNVQMPEGSLAHAADSSLREIIGTNNMDFILEIGRGQIALDAQELLVEIIERYDPGIEITSFNLQEVRPPSQVRSAFDDVVRAREDQIRFANEAQAYANQEVPEARGRAARILEEAQAYRDERIAQATGESDRFIAIYEEYARAPEVTRQRLYLETLEEVYGRSAKVLMDISDSNQMIYLPLDKIRDGSPALRAPAPLMSPQEQQRASQTEPRAGRGREGR is encoded by the coding sequence ATGCCCTGGAATGAACCCGGACGCGGTGGCGGCAACGGCGGCGGTCGCGATCCCTGGAAAGGGGGTGACGGTCAGCAGCCTCCCGATCTCGACGAGGTGTTTGCCAATGTGCAACGCCGTCTGAAAAAGATTATTGGCGGCGGCAGCGGCGGCGGCAGTGGCGGCAGCGGCTCGGGCAGCGGCGGCTCGATTGCCGGCATTGTCCTTCTGGTGGCTGTGCTGGCGCTGATCTGGGTTGTCTGGAACTCGGTTCATATCGTTGATGAATCCGAGCGCGGCGTGGTGCTGCGCTTCGGTGAGTACAACCGTACGCTCACACCCGGTTTCAATGTCACTTGGCCGAATCCGATCGAGCAGGTCGAAAAGGTCAACGTCAGCGAGGTCCGGTCCCTGGAAAACCGGGCGCGCATGCTGACCGGCGACGAGAACCTCATCGAGCTGTCTTTCGCGGTCCAGTACCGCGTGGTCGAGCCGGAGAAGTTCCTGTTCAACGTGCAGATGCCCGAGGGCTCGCTGGCGCATGCCGCCGACAGTTCCCTGCGCGAGATCATCGGCACCAACAATATGGACTTCATCCTCGAGATCGGCCGTGGCCAGATTGCGCTGGATGCCCAGGAGTTGCTGGTCGAGATCATTGAGCGCTACGATCCCGGCATCGAGATCACCTCGTTCAACCTGCAGGAAGTCCGTCCGCCCTCGCAGGTCCGGTCGGCCTTCGACGATGTCGTTCGTGCCCGTGAGGACCAGATTCGCTTCGCCAACGAGGCGCAGGCCTATGCCAACCAGGAAGTGCCCGAGGCGCGTGGTCGCGCGGCCCGCATTCTCGAGGAAGCGCAGGCCTATCGCGATGAACGCATCGCCCAGGCGACGGGTGAGTCCGATCGATTCATTGCCATCTACGAGGAGTATGCCCGTGCCCCGGAAGTGACGCGTCAGCGGCTCTACCTGGAAACACTCGAGGAAGTTTATGGCCGTTCGGCCAAGGTGCTGATGGATATTTCGGATTCCAACCAGATGATCTACCTGCCGCTGGACAAGATCCGCGACGGCTCACCCGCACTTCGGGCGCCGGCGCCGCTGATGAGTCCGCAAGAACAGCAGCGGGCTTCACAAACCGAACCACGGGCCGGTCGTGGCCGGGAGGGTCGATAA
- the hfq gene encoding RNA chaperone Hfq, with protein sequence MSKGQSLQDPFLNALRRERVPVSIFLVNGIKLQGQIESFDNFVVLLKNSVSQMIYKHAISTVVPARNVRFGDDEEDQQP encoded by the coding sequence ATGTCCAAGGGTCAGTCACTGCAGGATCCATTTCTGAACGCCTTGCGGCGCGAACGGGTGCCTGTCTCGATTTTCCTGGTCAACGGCATCAAGCTGCAGGGTCAGATCGAGTCTTTCGACAATTTCGTGGTCTTGCTGAAGAATTCAGTCAGCCAGATGATTTACAAGCACGCCATCTCCACCGTGGTGCCAGCGCGCAACGTGCGTTTCGGGGATGACGAGGAGGATCAGCAGCCCTGA
- the hflX gene encoding ribosome rescue GTPase HflX produces the protein MLLLHPVFEPVHDEESRLEFRLLAKSAGLDTVAELTAPRSAPDPKYLVGSGKVEEVRSQVVEHEADLVLVNARLTPVQERNLARALKCNVLDRTTLILDIFAQRARSHEGKLQVELAQLRHLSTRLVRGWTHLERQRGGIGMRGPGETQLETDRRLLGNRIRQLTARLEKVQQRRDQGRRARQRGDVPLVALVGYTNAGKSTLFNRLTSGEVMARDQLFATLDPTVRRIDSLNGSTVLMSDTVGFIRDLPHELVAAFRSTLEETLSASLVVHVIDAADGDRLQQQAVVEEVLDDIGAGDLPSLKVFNKVDLADRDPGMERDEQGRPSAVWISAVSGEGLDLLAEAFSELLAEGRIRRWIHVPVQRQRLRARLFELGVVREEEVEDDGSSRLDVDLDLRDVRRLTRLDGADGKLAEQLLLN, from the coding sequence GTGCTGTTGCTGCACCCGGTGTTCGAACCGGTACACGATGAAGAGTCGCGCCTGGAATTTCGCCTGTTGGCGAAATCGGCCGGATTGGACACGGTGGCCGAACTAACCGCTCCGCGCAGTGCGCCCGACCCCAAGTACCTGGTCGGGTCGGGCAAGGTCGAGGAAGTGCGAAGCCAGGTTGTCGAGCATGAGGCCGACCTGGTACTGGTCAACGCTCGTCTTACCCCCGTGCAGGAACGTAACCTGGCGCGGGCGCTCAAGTGCAACGTGCTCGATCGCACCACGCTGATCCTCGATATCTTTGCCCAGCGTGCCCGGTCGCACGAAGGCAAGCTCCAGGTCGAGCTGGCCCAGTTGCGTCACCTTTCGACCCGCCTGGTGCGCGGCTGGACTCACCTGGAACGCCAGCGCGGCGGCATCGGCATGCGCGGTCCCGGCGAAACGCAGCTTGAAACCGATCGTCGTCTGCTGGGTAATCGCATCCGTCAGTTGACCGCCCGGCTGGAGAAGGTGCAGCAGCGACGTGACCAGGGCCGCCGCGCCCGTCAACGCGGCGATGTGCCGCTGGTGGCGCTGGTCGGGTATACCAATGCCGGCAAGTCGACCCTGTTCAACCGCCTGACCTCAGGCGAGGTGATGGCTCGCGACCAGCTCTTCGCCACGCTTGATCCGACTGTGCGTCGTATTGACTCGCTCAATGGCTCGACGGTGCTGATGTCCGACACGGTCGGATTCATTCGCGACCTGCCGCATGAACTGGTCGCGGCATTTCGCTCGACGCTGGAGGAAACACTGTCGGCCAGCCTGGTGGTACACGTCATTGATGCCGCCGATGGCGATCGTCTGCAGCAACAGGCCGTGGTCGAGGAAGTGCTCGATGACATCGGCGCCGGTGACCTGCCATCGCTGAAGGTGTTCAACAAGGTGGATCTGGCCGATCGTGACCCCGGCATGGAACGCGACGAGCAGGGCCGGCCCAGTGCGGTGTGGATCTCGGCGGTCAGCGGTGAAGGGCTGGATCTCCTGGCCGAGGCCTTCTCGGAGTTGCTGGCCGAAGGCCGTATTCGACGCTGGATTCATGTGCCCGTGCAGCGTCAACGGCTTCGGGCCCGTTTGTTCGAGCTGGGCGTGGTGCGCGAGGAAGAAGTCGAGGACGATGGATCCAGTCGCCTGGATGTCGATCTGGACCTGCGCGATGTGCGTCGACTGACGCGCCTTGACGGTGCAGACGGTAAACTCGCGGAGCAACTGCTGTTAAACTAG
- the hflC gene encoding protease modulator HflC has translation MRVFIPVIAILAIFVGLNSLFVVKEFEYAIKFRLGEVVRADYEPGLHLKFPFINNVRKFDKRLITLDMRPEQMNTAEQKFVEVDYYVKWRIEDPREFYISTQGGDMNFTRSRLAQLIRNDLRDEFAQRTLSEVVSEQRREMMEQLVVRADRRFRDFGINVIDVRINKIELTDEVLTSVFERMETQRTEFANELRSLGRERAERIRADADRQVRVLLADAERDAQRLRGEGDARATEIYAEAFNRDTEFYNFWRSLEAYDRSFGTDNDIMLMDTSSEFFRYFDRLQPQD, from the coding sequence ATGAGAGTTTTCATTCCCGTCATCGCCATCCTGGCCATTTTCGTTGGTCTCAACAGCCTGTTTGTGGTCAAGGAATTCGAGTACGCGATCAAGTTCCGCCTCGGTGAGGTGGTGCGGGCCGACTACGAGCCGGGCCTGCACCTGAAATTCCCGTTCATCAACAACGTGCGCAAGTTCGACAAGCGCTTGATCACGCTGGACATGCGCCCCGAGCAGATGAACACGGCCGAGCAGAAGTTCGTCGAGGTCGATTACTACGTCAAGTGGCGCATTGAAGACCCGCGCGAGTTCTACATCTCCACCCAGGGTGGCGACATGAACTTCACCCGCTCGCGTCTGGCCCAGCTGATTCGAAACGACCTGCGCGACGAGTTTGCCCAGCGCACCCTCAGCGAGGTGGTTTCCGAGCAGCGTCGCGAGATGATGGAGCAGCTCGTGGTTCGGGCCGATCGTCGTTTTCGCGACTTCGGCATTAACGTGATCGACGTGCGTATCAACAAGATCGAGCTGACCGACGAGGTCCTGACCTCGGTGTTCGAACGCATGGAGACACAGCGAACCGAGTTCGCCAACGAGTTGCGTTCATTGGGCCGGGAGCGGGCCGAGCGCATTCGCGCCGATGCCGATCGTCAGGTCCGCGTGCTGCTGGCCGATGCCGAGCGTGATGCCCAGCGACTGCGGGGTGAAGGTGACGCCCGTGCCACGGAGATCTATGCCGAGGCCTTCAATCGCGACACCGAGTTCTATAACTTCTGGCGCAGCCTCGAAGCCTACGACCGGAGCTTCGGAACCGACAACGACATCATGTTGATGGATACCAGTTCCGAGTTCTTCCGTTACTTCGATCGACTGCAGCCGCAGGACTGA
- the miaA gene encoding tRNA (adenosine(37)-N6)-dimethylallyltransferase MiaA — MEEESLPPALLLTGPTAAGKTGVALALARRFPVALISVDSAQVYRGLDIGSAKPDAATQARFPHALIDIREPEQTYSAADFVADAAAQMRAAAGAGQLPVLVGGTTLYLRALLYGLDPMPAANSGLRRDIAAEADRRGWQALYDELTVADPRAAERIRPNDTQRIQRGIEVLRLTGRGPSAFHRENRIARFDSLRLVLTAGNRRELHERIARRFDAMLAEGLVEEVANLRRRPELSVDHPAMRSVGYRQVWQHLDGLFSLDQARQRALAATRQLAKRQLTSLRQLGRALWHDPRQQRTINLIFRQVGQFEKRAARAG; from the coding sequence ATGGAAGAGGAGTCCCTGCCGCCGGCGCTGCTGCTGACCGGACCGACCGCAGCAGGCAAGACCGGTGTGGCGCTGGCCCTGGCGCGGCGCTTTCCCGTGGCCTTGATCAGTGTCGATTCAGCGCAGGTCTACCGCGGGCTCGACATCGGGTCGGCCAAGCCGGATGCCGCCACGCAGGCCCGGTTCCCGCATGCCCTGATCGATATCCGCGAACCCGAACAGACCTACTCGGCGGCTGATTTCGTGGCCGATGCGGCGGCGCAGATGCGCGCGGCGGCTGGGGCCGGACAACTGCCCGTGCTGGTGGGTGGCACCACCCTCTACCTGCGGGCACTGCTCTACGGGCTCGACCCGATGCCGGCGGCGAATTCGGGTTTGCGGCGTGATATTGCCGCCGAAGCGGACCGGCGCGGCTGGCAGGCGCTGTACGATGAACTGACCGTCGCCGATCCGCGGGCGGCGGAGCGAATTCGCCCCAATGACACCCAGCGTATCCAGCGCGGTATAGAAGTGCTGCGCCTGACGGGGCGGGGGCCGAGTGCGTTTCACCGGGAAAATCGCATTGCCCGCTTCGACAGCCTGCGCCTGGTGTTGACCGCCGGTAATCGCCGGGAGCTGCATGAGCGGATTGCCCGGCGATTCGACGCCATGCTTGCCGAGGGACTGGTCGAGGAAGTAGCCAACCTGCGGCGCCGCCCGGAACTGAGCGTGGACCACCCCGCCATGCGCAGCGTGGGCTATCGTCAGGTCTGGCAGCATCTTGATGGCCTGTTCAGCCTGGATCAGGCCCGGCAGCGGGCGCTGGCGGCCACGCGCCAACTGGCCAAGCGACAGCTGACCTCGCTCAGGCAGCTGGGCCGCGCCCTCTGGCATGATCCGCGCCAACAGCGTACAATTAACTTGATTTTCAGGCAGGTAGGTCAGTTTGAAAAGCGGGCGGCAAGGGCTGGATGA